ataacgtcggcagtccagttgtgaaggcccggtggggctccgcgaaggcagtaaaacgggtccggataggtgactgcagcccaggtgtgattgatggaactcaggagtgattgacggagcttgctagctccgatggtcacacggatagcagctagctagctgtgagatccgggtatgaatgtccagggacatggagagaaaaattggtccggtatgttccgttccgagccgcgctgcgccgtacagaactggcgatagattttcgagctaaaggatagctgatgaccacaaaacgatttgccagtaaaggagctaactagcttctgaactagcttctggattagcttctggctagtttcaggctagcttcttggagtttctggctagcttcttggaggattacagatctgaggtaaataatacttttttataaatatacattggtgaggcgggttgcaggagagtgttttgaagatgagttgatggaaaataaaaataaaatgtatgtgaaaaagttgtaaatatatatatatacaggacacgacaagacgaggacaaaagacgtctgaactgctatgccaccttggagatgaTCTGACGTCTCGTTTGTTTGAGACATTTCTCGTTGCTGCTCATCCTATTCCAGCACACTAATGTCCTTCTTGAAGTAGCATACATCTGAGGCTACCTCTTTTTTTCCAGATCCTTATGTGCTTCTCTTCTAGGTTGGAATGTGTGTCCTCTGTCGTCTCTCCCATCTCCGCAGATCCCAGAGATCAGATTACTGTCCGTCTCCCGGGCCTCTCCATGTTCACCACGTTCATCTtctctgctgtttcctctctCGGCTGTGGCGCTCTATCTTTTAGGATCTTCCTCCAGTTTCAGCTGGTAGGCCACATTCCTGAggctgggcaactccagtcctcgggtgCCTGATTGatgtcacactttttctccatccctagcaaacacagctgattcatcaaattgcattctaaaatgaagatcatgattaggtgattattggagtcaggtgtgtgagctggggcaaaactgtgacaccaatcaggccctcatggactggaattgcccacccctgtTACGAGATCAAATGCCAAAATTAgtacataccctaatctaactgcatGTAGCTCAGGATCTAAAGCAAGGATAtgtatattcttgataccatttgaaaggaaacactttgaagtttgtgttaatgtgaaattaatgtaggagaatataacacattaaatctggtgaaagacaaaaacaaccgtttttttgtaccatcatctttgaaatgcaagagaaagaccaAAATGAATTATtctagcccaggtgcaatttagactttggccactaaatgacagcagtgtatgtgcaaagttttaaagtgatccaatgaactattgcatatctatttaaaatgttttatcaagactgcccaaatgtgcctaattggttaattcatacattttcaagttcataattatGCACTCTCCTCAAATAGCATGGTATTCCTTCACTGTAATATAGCTACtgcaaattggacagtgcagttagattagcaagaatttaagctttctgcccatatcagatatgtcctgcgatttgtttttgtttcttacaacctcatgctaatcacattagcctacattagctcaaccatcccgttgACAAAGTACACAGTCAAATTAACATTTGCTTTAAAGCCCTCACTAAGAATACTGACTAACTTCTTGTAAAGGTAGGGGCATGTGACTATCATAAAGCAAGACAGACTAAAGTTCAGTGACAGCTTTCAGTGTGGGGAAAAGGCTACAACACAAGTGAATAAAGGATGGATTTTATATCCATTCAGTATAAATAGGAAATATCTAATAAACAAATGATTCCAACTAATTCTTTGGATTGGAGATTACTGCTTTAGACTGTTGATATGAAAGCACACATTCAGGTCAGCAAGCACTAAATAAGTGTCCAGCATGCTCTAGAGGTTATTACAAGTAACTACACATATCACACCACAACAGCTAACATAGGGTCTCACTCCcgctcctcctttcctcctctccctcttatctcctctgttcttcctctattcctcctcctctcctcctctcctctcagcggCTCCAGCTGGATAGAGTGACGTCGAGGTGGCCTCTCACTGGAGGGAGGGGGAACAAAGGAGgacgaggaggtggaggagaggggtagaggaggcagAAAGCCCGGTCTAAATATTGTTTTAAAGGGAAGAgcggtggaggaggagagagtgcgAGAAAGGGgcggagtgagagaaagaggggaggagggggagggcagcTGCGTCCGACACACCATGCCTACACCTGCAACAGGTAGGCCAAGGGGCGGGACCTGTAGGTGAGACTCATAACACGATAGGGGAGGCAGGTGAAGAAGGGGTGGAGCTGGAGTCAAGGAAGGGAGGGTGTTCCTACGAGCTCCCTGCcagcgagagggagagcagggaggtaGTCTGTCCACAGAGCACTTCCGGGTCATTGGGTCGCCTCCGATGACATTAGATCCCCCTCTACAATGTAAAGCAGTTTGAGTACTGGGGTGTTCTCTGTATAAATCCAAGGTGGAACCTCCAGGGGCTAGCCTCCTCTCAGGGGACAGTCTGCTCTGGGCTGCCTGGGAAAGGTGCTCCTCtgtgggaaagaggagagaacaAGAGGCCCCGGAAGAGATCTCCTTATGGTAGAGATGGACAGATCGACTCTCCTTGTCATCTCCCACCTCTTCCTCTAGCTCGGccttctccctcctttccttcttaaAGTCGTGATGAAGAGAACCTTTTTCTCCctttccttcttcctctcctccctctaccttccTTTCCCTCCGTCCCTCTTGGTAGACCTTGTTAAGTCGAGCCAGATTGTGAATAGCTAGCCATGGTTCAGACCACTGTCGCTGTCTGGGAGGGGTGACACAGGACTGGTCCACTGGACTCAGCTCACATGGGGAGAATCTGCTGCTGCTTCCACTCCCCCTCTTACCTGGGATGAGATAAGAAAGTATGAGACAGGTTCCTGAGATGTTTAACACCTTCCCTCCCTCGCTCTAACCTGATCCTCTGAAATTGAACACGTTCTCTCCCTCAAGTGAGTTGGGTGAGCCCGTCTTGATGATGATGTCAGAGGGTGACATGCAGGTGACAGGTGATGCATCGGGAGACGGCAGAACGTTCAGGTAGCGCCTCGTCACCGGTCCTCCGCTCACACCCATCTccgtggtgatgatgatgatgtcacgGCCTTTAGCGCGGCATGCGTCCAGTAGCACCTGGGGTATGTAATGGTCAGTTATAATCATTTCACCACACACACgttcttgtataactaaccttttGGGGACACACTATTCAATCCCATTCAAAacactattttccctaacccatacccttaactgaaccttaacccaaaaatctaaccctaaaccccctagaaatagcgtttgaccttgtggggaccaacaaaatgtccccagttggtcaaatgtttgtttgtttactattcttgtggggactactggtccccacaagtatagttaaccacacacaccctcctcctccctcctgacCTGTAGTGTAGGCTGGTGCTGTGCGTTGATAGCGTAGACCATAGCTGAAGCTCCAGAGTAGTCCTCCATACTGGGGTCAGCTCCAgctgagaggagagtagaggctAGCTGAGCTCCAGCCCTCTCCATACAGGAATACATCAGAGCTGTACGGCCTGACCGGTCCTGGGCATTAGGGTCTGCCTGGGTCAGGAAAGATAGGATGGGGTTAGGATGtaggtaggcacacacacacacacacacacagtgggcctGTTTAgaatagaataggatagaatccCACAAGGGAAAATTAAACCTACAGAGCTCTCCTTTAAAAGCAGACACAGACCTGGTTGTCTAGTAGGTATCTGAGCAGTTTCAGGGTTCCAGGTCCAGTAGGTTCCCCTCTCAGGGCTTTACACGCTGCCAGGAGAGGAGTCTCTCCTCCTGGGTTTCTCTCGTTGACCTGGGCACCCCCCTCCAGGAGCAGCCTAACGAGTCGAAGCTTCCCCAGCCTCGCTGCTCCAATCAGGGGACTGCCGTCTGGCAGGAGGTCCTGAGGGACCGACATGGtctggaggagaggaaaaggtagagatggtaagaaaaagagagaggcagTCAAACAGGCGAAAGTCAAATAGTGAGTTAGCATCCAAACGTACCTGGGTTGTCTGAGGTCCTGGGTTGTTAAGGTTTCACTCCAGACCAAGTGGAGATCCACACATCACATATTGGCAGCAGACAATATATCAGTGTTCAGCCGACTGGACACTGATACACATCCTCTTCGCTCAATCTCCCTCCATTCTACCTCTCTCCTGTACGAGGAGCGTGGGTCCTGTCTCAGGTGAAGGGCAGGCGTGGGTAGCGGTGAGCGTTCAAAGTTGTCAATGGTTTTCAGCTCTAAAGGTCACCTGTTGCTGAGTCTCCACACTACAAAAGGCTCTGGGAAGGACTGATAGAAGTCAGCTTTGAACAGCCTTCATCTGGCAGACCACCGCCTGAGTTCAAACAGCCtagaggggtgtgtgtgcagAAACTGCACTCTAAAACACATTtcattggtcatatacacatttagcagatgttattgcgggtgcagcgaaatgcttgtcacAAAAACCAAAAaataaatactgcaaagttgcttaggagctagaagcagagctgccatgtctgccAACGCCATCTTGTCAGAACACAGAATGGTGATAAGAAAGACCTGTGGATAAGGAGGAATGTTTTCTGGCTGTTCCGCCTATAGATaggcctgtaaacacacacacacacacacacacgcatccttTGCCCTCATCGTCAGCAGTGCAAGAGAGCACAAACTAATTGAGGTGATGGGAACTAGAAGCCTCTAAAAGGTGTTGAAAGAACTAAACGTCTTGGCAAAAGTAGTGAATTCACTTTATTCGTTTTTTGATGAATCTACAACAACGAGAAGGACACAGGGGTGAAATAAACAGATGACTCTGAAAAACCCAAAACAACTGACATTTATTGTTGATGCAAgatctcccccttttttctccccaataagCAACTTTATCAGTCTCTAAAGAAACTTTATTACAACAAAGAAAACGTACAAATAGGAAACGTTTTATTACTACACAAGACATTTAGGAGTAGAAACTAGCCTATCAGGAAATACAAAGCAAACCCAGGAAGCAGTTCTTCACCATGTTTAATCCAGATTGGCATGATACCATGTTGGCCCCTTAGATTATGTTCACGCTGCTTTCGAAAAGAACCTGAATATGGCAATATTCCAACCAAATGTCATGGGATCATGTATATTACACAGCACTGCAAGAGATGGGTAAAAGTTCTTTCAGTTGGATCTTCAAATCAAGGTGGCACCCAATCTAAAAAAGGGGTTAACAGAATTTAAAAACACAGGATCATTGTAATGGACTAAATGTTCTGGAAAAACAAACTGCCTCGTATCCAATGCTGCTTTGTCGTCAGAGAAAAACATGGACTGTGGCTCAAATGTAAAGTGTTTTCCTCTCCTCACGTCATCTCCTTCGTCTGCACAGATCCATCTTCCACGTCAGTGcaggtgaagggagaggaggacgCTACTTAAACTAGAGAGATAGACAAACCCAAGGAACAGTCAAATGTGTCCTCACCCGCTGTCCCCTCCTTTCAACCAAGAATGAAACAGTATTATACGTCACCACAGAAAGACAGAAATGACCAACAATGTGACAAACGTTGATTTTTCATACAGGAGAGGCATTTGCACCGGTGCAGAGTTTGACACCACTAGGGCCAGGAGGTTTCCCTGAACAGGTCACAGTCAGGAAACAACTTGAAAAAAGGTAGAGCCATAGAGAATAATAGTGGCCAAAATGCCGTTTTAGCCTGGGCAGCT
The genomic region above belongs to Oncorhynchus kisutch isolate 150728-3 linkage group LG16, Okis_V2, whole genome shotgun sequence and contains:
- the LOC109879720 gene encoding ankyrin repeat domain-containing protein 34B-like, which translates into the protein MYSCMERAGAQLASTLLSAGADPSMEDYSGASAMVYAINAQHQPTLQVLLDACRAKGRDIIIITTEMGVSGGPVTRRYLNVLPSPDASPVTCMSPSDIIIKTGSPNSLEGENVFNFRGSG